The following is a genomic window from Drosophila busckii strain San Diego stock center, stock number 13000-0081.31 chromosome 2L, ASM1175060v1, whole genome shotgun sequence.
TGTGCGAGCGCAAAAATGGTAACAACTAAGAAGTATCCCTACAAAAATAGATCTTAATATgtatttgcaaaacaaaactggAAAATAAAACATTCTGTAAACTATGATTTAAGAACTGATCCACAAAATATCTTACTTTTTTGGATTTGTTTGTCGGTGGCGCGCATTTGCCGCTTTACATTTTTCAGATGCTaccaacacatacacatacacgcacCCTAACGAATATGTACAGTTCAGCtgctgtatgtgtatgtgtgcaagCTAGTATACATACACAATGGTCGCACCATACTGAAATTCGATGATATGcatattacatacatacatacattaggtagatacttatgtatgtatatgcaagtatgtatctatgtataaTCTTTTGGCGGTAGcactaaaagaaaatttagaTACAGAAACTACAAACATAACCTAAAAcatcatatataaataatgatgAAATCATCTTATCAATACACACAATATAAGTATACATACACAATTTTGCAAGAGTGTGTGTTAGATAAACATAACCTCAATATTATGAGTcatcaaatataatttcaaaatgatgaaataaaaatacgtcACACAATTTCAAAAACGCTTACTTATTATAttctttaacaaaatatatgtatatcataatgtttataaatattgtcgATCCTTAGAAAAGTCTACAAAATTATACAGATGTATGAAAGGCACCCTACTCCCcttaaaaaatgtcaaagcataaaatacaTGTTTCAAACTCTTGATTCAAACTTAGATCCAATCTTTTGGATTCTGCAGCACCTTCATCAGTGCACCCTCTTTGGACGTCTCCTTGGGCGCATGCATATACTCCCATCTGGCGTGTAGAGGTAATGACATGAGTATGCTCTCATAGCGGGCACCAGGCGTGTACAGGCCGAACTTGGTGCCCCGATCATAGATTAAATTGAACTCCACATAGCGACCACGTCGCAACAGTTGCCATTGGCGCTCATTGGTGCCATATTCTATGTTTTTATTCTTCTGCACCAGCGGCATATATGACGGTATAACGGCACGAGCACAGCTGGTGACAAAGTCGAAACAAGCATTCGGACTGGGCTCATCCACATCATCAAAGAAAATGCCACCGACGCCACGGCATTCATTGCGATGCTTAATATGGAAATATTCGTCGCACCACTTCTTGAACTTGGGATAGTAGCTGGTGTCGTGCTCATCGCATGCGCTCTTCAGAGTTTTGTGAAAATGACGCGCATCTCGTTCGTCCAGGTAGTATGGTGTTAGATCCGTACCGCCGCCGAACCACCATTGCTTCTTGCCATCTGGCATTTGTACCTCAAAGTAACGATAGTTAAAATGTATAGTGGGGACATGTGGGTTGCGTGGATGTATAACGGCGCTGACGCCGCTGGCAAAGAAAGGCAGCTTCACGCCCATGGTCAGTTCCTTGCCACGGGCGCGCATCTGTTGCACAGCAGCGGGCGGCAACATGCCCGTCACCACGGACACATTGACACCGGCCTTTTCAAAAACATCGCCATCCTGCAACACACAGGTCACACCACCACCGCCTTCCTCCCGCAGCCAACGGTCGACTTTGAACTTTTGGCCACCAAACTCCTCCGCCTCCAGTGCGCGACAGAAGTCGGCCTGAATATCCATGATCATCAACTCCATGCGATGGCGCATGTCATCCTTGTCCCCCAGGAGCTGTTTTGCATCTGTGATAGGCTCCGCCATAAACTTACTCACGTTTAACACACGATTGACCTTTGCGGCCTCTGCATGTGCGTACGTGACCGATGCAAAGGTAGCCAGGCCAAGCCCAGTGCCCAGCACAAAGCCCCTAACATGTTGGATCTTGGTGCGGCGTCCTACATTGTATGTGCCCAAAGACACCAAAGTAAAAGCATGCCGCAATATGTTCATATTGTtcactataaatttataacttgcATTGACCTAATTATAACTAAATTTTGTTATCTGTTTTTGCACCGGTTAgttctattttttgttgtgctctAATCACTTACACTCATGTTAAAGGTTCTGTTAATTTTCATACCGGTACTGTTATTGCTCTGTTAGAAGTGGCGGTTGAAGTTAGcagaaacaaaataattagaataatattgcaaaattagtcagagttttaatttattggaGAATAATCTTTAATTTGACACATAATCACtggaataataataataagtctTGTTaagcaacaatgttgccaaCCATTACAAAAATCATTTGCTCAATTAACAGAACTGCCCTTAACATTTAAACGATTCTTAATTGCACCACAAGTATCGCTTTCAAATATTACCGACATTTACGTGCGCGTCGATACTTACTTAGTACGAAGAAATCGACGCATTTTAAACCGAGGCTgatgtaaaaatataattctttCTTTTCTAAATTGACATAAGAAATTATAGAACAAGTGAGTATTTATTGCTAATGCAGTACAAGATTATTGTTTTGGTTGGGACTGTGTTTGACTATTGATTTAATCTGTGTTATAATTTGAAGAGTCAAAATGTCGGGCTTGGAAAAATATCAAGACAATCCTGCTTGGCGTGAGAATCTGCTAAAACATCTGCTTACAGCGCggtaaataaatgcatacatacaatacacatacaaatacatacacatatacatatgtacgttgCAGTTTGGAAGACATGTAGCTGATATTCGTAattagtacatacatacaaagtaCATAGAATTGTATTGTAAAGATCGCATGTGTAAACAAATTCTCTTATATTGTAGTGTCACATGAAACAGTGAAcagtattataatttaatgtaaatatataaataatatttgcctTTCTTTTGTGTACAGACCACCTGTAAAAACCAAACCACCAAAAGAAATAATGGAACAACGTAGCAGCTTGGGTATTGTGTTGGACTTTGAGGCCTTGATGAAAGCCAGGAAGGAAGAGATAGGCGCAGCTGCGAAGCAGACTGAAAGCGAGGCCACGGCCTCAACTACTTCTTCAAGTTTTGCTACCATCCAAAATTATAGAGAAACCATATACGAAACTCGTGATGATGGCATATACGATGAGTCTAATGAGAGTTTTGATGCATTGGAGCGTATGTGCAATAAAACAGCCTCTGATCCTGATAGCACGTTGTTTCACTATTTGCACAGCGATGAAAAGGAACAGGTGTTGGCCATGGCCAAAGAGCATAGCGCGCGTGAAGATAAAAGTAGGTTTTTTTGCGTTATGTAcgattacttttatttaactatattttttagGCGGCATGGAAATGAACTCCCTACGCCGCCTATTGGATGACCTGAGCTTCACAGATCAGTTGGATCAGGAGAGTCCACTTAAAGGTATTGAGTGCACACAGCTGGAAGACGTTGAAGCCCCGTCGCGCTTCTGGGACATGGATAACACTATCAATGCTAATGAATCTGGAATGGCGTCAGCAAAAAAGACATCGCCAGTTAAAATGGTAGGACTACTACGACCATCCACCATAATTGAGGCTAATGAAATAGATTTGACCGGCGCATTGTCGGATAAATCAGAAAGTACTACAAGCAACAGCTTCAAGACCGCGGCTACTTTGAAGACAGCCATGAGCACAGATACACTTGCCTCTGGCTCCAGTTGCTATGAAACAGCTGCAGACAATTCATTGGCGAGCAGCACTAAGGActctgcaacagcaacaacgttgAACGTTGatgatttgttttatgcaGCAATTGGCAAGACAAAGACTCATGGCATGACCACGAAAGAGCATGAGGAGCTCATGTGCGATCTGCAGGAAAGCCTAATGGATATCGCGTCGGCACGACCAAATCAATCGCTTGTAAGCGAATTCGTTGATGAGACCATTATTGAATTATCTTCGTCTAGTGATGAGGAAGATGAGCATGAGAATGTGCAAGAGGTTATCAAGCTGGAGGAAAGCTTTGAGGATAATGAAAATaacttaatgcattttaatgataCCATGGAGCAAAATGAGCCTGAATGTGAACAAGATCCTATCAAACTTGAGCAAAGTGTGGAggataaagaaaataaatcaatgcattttaatgataCCATGGAGCAAAGCGAGCCTGAATGTGAACAAGATCCTATTAAACTTGAGCAAAGTGTGGAggataaagaaaataaatcaatgcattttaatgataCCATGGAGGAAATGGAGTATATGATACAAAAAGGCTTGGAGTACATGAAGGCCAACATTAAGCCTACAACTTCAAAGCCAACGACTCCCAAGCTAACAACTCCCAAGCCAACGACTCCCAAGCCAACAACTCCCAAGCCAACAAATCTTAAGCCAGCCACTCCGAAGCTGGCCACTTATTCTCCAAATATATCAAAGCAgagtacatttattttgtcacCCAAAAAAAGCCAACGCCCACTCCAACTTCAACTCCTACAGCATCGCCAATGCGTCAttgttacaacaacagcagtagcagtatCGGAAAATCTAGTAACTATAGCAGCGGCAAGAAGAAGTTGCCTACAACGCCCAATACGCCACGATATGCCCTCAATATGGAATCGGAAAAGCCCAGAATATTTAAACAACCTTCGTCCATTCCTATGCGTCGTGCTGTGCTTAAGCTGAACAATCAGTTTGATAACATTGTAAGTCCCATACGCGCATATACTCACAAGTCAGGCACTGCTCCGCTCATGAGCATGTTCCGTCCCACTGGCAATTGCAATGAAGTATTTAGTGATTTAGAGCATAGTGAACTGGAGCTGGAATCGCGTCTTCATCAAATTAAACATGGCCAAGCCCAAGCAAAATATGCTGGCGCTGCGAATCCATTAAAAAAGAACCTGGAGAATCTAATGCCCAATATGCCGCTGTTGCCCAAAAAGGCATACATATCCAGTGAACTGAAAGAGGTAAGTGGGCACTGTCCAAACCAACTCAGTTGGcagcatattaatattttatttcaacagATTGTTGATAAGCGTACGCCTATGCCAATGCCAAGTGTACCACAGATACAAAAGTATCTCAATTCAGCAATGGAACCTTCGGTGATGCGCCATGAGGGCAAAATAAAGCTGCCTGGCAATACTGTTTCGCATATTCCACGCCGTCCCAATCAAAGTTTAGCTGATCTGTCACTAGCCTCTGGCGATGTCTCACTATATACCATAAAGGATGCGCAAAAGTTTTAACGCTGCCTAGCTGTGAATTCAAGAAACTTCAATTTGCGTTATGTTTTaattcaacaaataaacattaagATTACACAgacaaatcaaaaaattagaaaactAGTAAATGCCAACGTTTGCTTTGTAGACTGTAGACTGTTGCCACTTTAAGCCTTTCCCGAGCCCTTCCAGGCGCGATTCACTTTCGATTCACTGGGTCTACCCAGCTCGCCGCATATATAACGTCCAACATTGATCAGTTTATCCAGATCCACACCCGTTTGCAAACCCAAGCCATGCAGCATGTATACCACATCTTCGGTGGCAGCATTTCCGGAGGCACCGCGAGCATAAGGACAACCGCCAAGACCCGAAACTGAAGCATCAACAACCCGTATGCCATACTCCAGCGAAGCGAGTATATTGCAAAGCGCTTGTCCGTATGTATCGTGGCAGTGCACAGCCAATTGCTCGGCAGGCACAGCACGCGTAACTGCATCTAACATGCGACGCATGCTACCGACTGTGCCGACGCCTATGGTGTCGCCTAGTGAGATCTCATAGCAGCCCATATCATGCAATGCCTGCACCACCTTGACTACAGCCTGGGGGTCTACAGCACCTTCATATGGACAACCCACCTGGATAAaatagttattatatttaaagtataaGTGCCTATGTAATAATCTTTTCTTACCACTGTTGAAACATAACCGCGAACACGCACGCCATGCTTTTGTGCTGCAGCCAGTACTGGCTTGAAACGCTCTATAGCTTCAGCTGCCGTACAGTTGACATTTTTCATGGAGAACGCGTCGGATGCGGCGCCAAAGACGGCAACCTCCTCAGCTCCTGCGGCTAGGGCACTTTCAAAGCCTTTTAAATTGGGTGTCAGCACGGGATAGCTAATGCCAGGCAAGCGATGTATACCGCGCATAACCTCAGTGTTGTCACCCATTTGCGGCACCCATTTTGGGCTAACAAAACTGGTAGCTTCTATTGTACGCAGTCCCGTTTCGGATAAACGATCGATAAGCTCTATTTTGactgcagctggcagcagttttgcttcattttgtAAGCCATCTCGGGGTCCAACCTCCACAATGCGCACTTGATCCGTCGAAGATTTTTGTGCCAAGTGCCTGGCAGCATTAGactgcaaaaaaatgttaatttattgataattaattataaatgcattaatcaCATACTTACAAAGCCTCCGCGCTGTATGGAGCGACAAGTAGGcggtaaatattttgcaaattgcatgccTATATAAAAACTACCTGTTGTTACGTCTACTATTGTTGCTAGCTGTTAACAGCTGTTGCTTATCTTCAGATCATAGATAACAGTAGGATTATCGTTTTAACTATCGCCAAGTAAAAAGCAGTACTTATCATTTTGCATTCTTGTAATCGACAGCACTAGTTAAGTACGGCCACTCAGATCATGGCGACCGAAGagagtaaacaaaacataaacaatgaAAACACTGACATAAA
Proteins encoded in this region:
- the LOC108594220 gene encoding hydroxymethylglutaryl-CoA lyase, mitochondrial yields the protein MQFAKYLPPTCRSIQRGGFSNAARHLAQKSSTDQVRIVEVGPRDGLQNEAKLLPAAVKIELIDRLSETGLRTIEATSFVSPKWVPQMGDNTEVMRGIHRLPGISYPVLTPNLKGFESALAAGAEEVAVFGAASDAFSMKNVNCTAAEAIERFKPVLAAAQKHGVRVRGYVSTVVGCPYEGAVDPQAVVKVVQALHDMGCYEISLGDTIGVGTVGSMRRMLDAVTRAVPAEQLAVHCHDTYGQALCNILASLEYGIRVVDASVSGLGGCPYARGASGNAATEDVVYMLHGLGLQTGVDLDKLINVGRYICGELGRPSESKVNRAWKGSGKA
- the LOC108600288 gene encoding oxygen-dependent coproporphyrinogen-III oxidase — protein: MNILRHAFTLVSLGTYNVGRRTKIQHVRGFVLGTGLGLATFASVTYAHAEAAKVNRVLNVSKFMAEPITDAKQLLGDKDDMRHRMELMIMDIQADFCRALEAEEFGGQKFKVDRWLREEGGGGVTCVLQDGDVFEKAGVNVSVVTGMLPPAAVQQMRARGKELTMGVKLPFFASGVSAVIHPRNPHVPTIHFNYRYFEVQMPDGKKQWWFGGGTDLTPYYLDERDARHFHKTLKSACDEHDTSYYPKFKKWCDEYFHIKHRNECRGVGGIFFDDVDEPSPNACFDFVTSCARAVIPSYMPLVQKNKNIEYGTNERQWQLLRRGRYVEFNLIYDRGTKFGLYTPGARYESILMSLPLHARWEYMHAPKETSKEGALMKVLQNPKDWI
- the LOC108594219 gene encoding LOW QUALITY PROTEIN: uncharacterized protein LOC108594219 (The sequence of the model RefSeq protein was modified relative to this genomic sequence to represent the inferred CDS: deleted 2 bases in 1 codon); this translates as MSGLEKYQDNPAWRENLLKHLLTARPPVKTKPPKEIMEQRSSLGIVLDFEALMKARKEEIGAAAKQTESEATASTTSSSFATIQNYRETIYETRDDGIYDESNESFDALERMCNKTASDPDSTLFHYLHSDEKEQVLAMAKEHSAREDKSGMEMNSLRRLLDDLSFTDQLDQESPLKGIECTQLEDVEAPSRFWDMDNTINANESGMASAKKTSPVKMVGLLRPSTIIEANEIDLTGALSDKSESTTSNSFKTAATLKTAMSTDTLASGSSCYETAADNSLASSTKDSATATTLNVDDLFYAAIGKTKTHGMTTKEHEELMCDLQESLMDIASARPNQSLVSEFVDETIIELSSSSDEEDEHENVQEVIKLEESFEDNENNLMHFNDTMEQNEPECEQDPIKLEQSVEDKENKSMHFNDTMEQSEPECEQDPIKLEQSVEDKENKSMHFNDTMEEMEYMIQKGLEYMKANIKPTTSKPTTPKLTTPKPTTPKPTTPKPTNLKPATPKLATYSPNISKQSTFILSPKKSQRPLQLQLLQHRQCVIVTTTAVAVSENLVTIAAARRSCLQRPIRHDMPSIWNRKSPEYLQPSSIPMRRAVLKLNNQFDNIVSPIRAYTHKSGTAPLMSMFRPTGNCNEVFSDLEHSELELESRLHQIKHGQAQAKYAGAANPLKKNLENLMPNMPLLPKKAYISSELKEIVDKRTPMPMPSVPQIQKYLNSAMEPSVMRHEGKIKLPGNTVSHIPRRPNQSLADLSLASGDVSLYTIKDAQKF